The Azospirillum brasilense sequence CATCATCATCGCCCCCTCCCCCATGGGCTCCGCCGCCACCGGCCGCACGGTCGAGCTGATGCGGGCCGAGCTGGCGCGCATCGGCGCGCCGGAGGATCTCGTGCAGATGATCCCCACCCCGATCACCAAGGGCCTGACCCAGGCGCTGATGGAGGCGGTCGACCTTGTCGTCGTCACCGGCTCCCAGGACAACGTACGCCGCGCCTATTCCAGCGGCACCCCGGCCATCGGCGTCGGGGCCGGCAACGTTCCGGTCATCGTGGACGAGAGCGCCGATCTGGCCGAGGCGGCGCGCAAGATCGCCGCGTCGAAGACCTTCGACAACGCCACCTCCTGCTCGTCGGAGAACGCGCTCGTCGTCCTCGATTCCGTCTACGACGCGACCATCGCGGCGCTGGAAGAGGCCGGCGCCTATCTCTGCACGGCGGAGGAGCGGGAGCGCGTGCAATCCCGCCTGTGGGAGAACGGCAAGCTGAACCGCAAGCTGATCGCCAAGGACGCCGCCGTCCTGGCCGAGGCGTTCGAGCTGGCGCCCAAGGCGCGCGAGGCCCGCTTCTTCCTGGTGGAGGAATCCGGCGTCGGCAAGGCGCACCCCTTCTCCGGCGAGAAGCTGTCGCTGGTGCTGGCCGTCTACCGGGTGCCGGACTTCGACGCGGCGGTCGATCAGGTCCGCAAGATCCTCGACCACCAGGGGCGCGGCCATTCCTGCGGCATCCACACCAAGGACGAGGCCCACGCCAAACGGCTGGCCGACGAGCTTGACGTGGTGCGCGTGCTGGTCAACTTCGCCCACACCTTCGGCAACGGCGGCGGCTTCGACAGCGGGCTGAACTTCACCCTCTCCATGGGCTGCGGGAGCTGGCAGAAGAACTCCATCTCCGAGAACCTGAGCTGGAAGCACTTCGTCAACATCACCCATCTCGTCCGCCCGATCCCGGAGGACAAGCCGAGCGAAGAGGCCCTGTTCGGCCCCTTCTGGTCCCGCCACGGACGCTGACGGAGGCGACGATGAACTTCGAGGAACAGGCCGGAAAATCCGTGCTCGCCCGCGCCGGGGTGAGCGTCCCGCAGGGGCGCCTCTGCGCCAGCGCGCAGGAGGCCGAAGCCGCCGCCCGCGCCATCGGGCCGGTGGTGGTCAAGGCGCAGGTGCCGACCGGCAAGCGCGGCAAGTCGGGCGGCGTCAAGCTGGCCGCCACGCCGGAGGAGGCCGCAGCATCCGCGCAGGCCATCCTGGGCATGGAGATCGGCGGCTTCCCGGTCGCCCGCGTCCTGGTCGAGGAGCAGGCGGCCATCGCCCGCGAATTCTACGCCGCGGTGCTGAACGACCCAGCCAGCCGCAGCCCGCTCGTGCTGTTCTCCACCGAGGGCGGCATGGACATCGAGGAGGTCGCGGCGACCCGGCCCGAATCCCTGCGCCGCATGGCGGTGGACATCCGCAAGGGCTTCGGCCCGGCGGACGCGCGCCGCCTGCTGCTTGGGCTGGATCTCGGCGAGGCCGCGGTGCCGGTGGCGGCGATGCTGGTCGATCTCTACCGCGTCTACCGCCAGCACGACGCCGAGCTGCTGGAAATCAACCCGTTGGCCCTGCTCGCCGACGGCCGCGTCGTGCCGCTGGACTGCAAGCTGACGGTGGACGATGCCGCCCTCTACCGGCAGGCGGACATCGCCGAACTGGGCGCCAAGGAGCCGCTGTCGGCGCTGGAGGAGCGCGGGCGGGCGCTCGACCTCAAATTTATCGAGCTGGAGGGCAACGTCGGCGTTCTGGCGAACGGCGCCGGCCTGACCATGACGACCATGGACGTGGTCAGCCACGCCGGCGGGCGCCCCGCCAACTTCCTGGAGATCGGCGGCGAGGCCTACACCAAGGGGACGGAGGCGCTGGACCTCGTGCTGTCCAACCCCGGCGTCAAAAGCCTCGTCGTCAATTTCTGCGGCGCCTTCGCCCGCACCGACGTGATGGCCGGCGGCGTGATCCAGGCCTGGAAGACGCTGAACCCCACCATCCCCGTCTTCTTCTCCATCCACGGCACCGGCGAGGACGAGGCCGTGCGCATGGTGCGCGAGGAGCTGGGGATCGAACCCTACGACCGGATGGAAGACGCCATTTCGGCAGCCGTGGAGGCCGCGCGATGATCGTACGCAAGAGCGACCGGGTCCTGGTGCAGGGCATCACCGGCAAGCAGGGCACCTTCTGGACCGAGCAGATGCAGGCCTACGGCACCACCGTGGTCGGCGGCGTGAACCCGAAGAAGGCCGGGCAGAACCATTGCGGCGTGCCCATCTTCGCCACCGCGAAGGAGGCCATGGCGAACGGCGGCTTCGACGTGTCGGTGATGTTCATCCCGCCCGCCGCCGCCAAAGCCGCCGCCATCGACGCCATCGAGGCGGGGGCGAAGACCGTCGTCTGCCTGACCGAGCACATCCCGTCGCACGACGTGATGGAGATGCACGCCGCAGCGGCGGAGCACGGCACCCGCATCATCGGGCCGAACACCGCCGGCATCGTGACGCCGGGCGAGGGCTTCGTCGGCATCATGCCCGCCTTCAACCCGCGCGTCTTCCAGCCGGGCCGGGTCGGCGTCATCTCGCGCAGCGGCAGCCTGGGCACGCTGGTCTGCCTGAACCTCGTGCGCGGCGGCCATGGCCAGTCGGCCTTCCTCGGCATCGGCGGCGACCCGATGATCGGCACAACGACCAAGGACGCGCTGGCCGCCCTGATCGACGATCCGGGCACCGACGCCATCGCGCTCGTCGGCGAGATCGGCGGCAGCATGGAGGAGGAGGCGGCGGAGCTGGTGGCGAAGACGGACAAGCCCGTCGTCTCCTTCATCGCCGGCCGTGCCTCCCCGCCGGGCAAGAAGATGGGCCACGCCGGCGCCATCGTGACCGGCGACCGCGGCAGCTACGCCTCCAAGCGCGGCGCGCTGGAACGCGCCGGGGCCGTGGTGGTGGACGTGCCCGGCGACCTGCCGGCGGCCCTCGACGCGCTGATGGCTGAGGCCGCGAAACGGTCGGGCGCGCAACGGCTCGCGGACTGACTGCGCGGCAGCACTTTCGAAGAACGGCACGGCAGCACAGCCCCCCTCTCCTGGCCCCCTCTCCCGGCCCCCGCCGGGAGAGAACGGGGGAGGCATTCCGGAAGGGAACGGAACAGGATGGCGAAGATCGACGACGTCGGCGGCCAGCGCGCGCGCGGGTTCGCCTTTACCCAGGGCTTCCAGCGAAGGAGCGGGCCGGCGGCGCCCGAGGACGCGCGCGGCTGGCTCGACCGCTACCAGTCGCCGCGCGAGGAACTGAACCCCTCGCCGACCGTCTCCGACACGGTCAAATACACCACCTGCTACATGTGCGCCTGCCGCTGCGGCATCAAAGTGCACATCAAGGACGGCCAGCTCCGCTTCATCGAGGGGAACAAGGACCATCCGGTGAACCACGGCGTGATCTGCGCCAAGGGGTCCGCCGGCATCATGACCCAGAACTCCCCGGCCAAGCTGCGCAAGCCCCTGCTGCGCACCGGGGAGCGGGGCACCGGCGAGTTCCGTGAGATCGAGTGGGACGAGGCGCTGACCATCCTGACCGAGCGCCTGTCCAAGATCCGCGACAGCGACCCCTGCAAGCTCGCCTTCTTCACCGGACGCGACCAGAGCCAGTCGCTGACCGGCTTCTGGGCGGCGCAGTTCGGCACGCCCAACTTCGCGGCGCACGGCGGCTTCTGCTCCGTCAACATGGCGGCGGCGGGCATGTACACGCTGGGCGGCAGCTTCTGGGAGTTCGGGGAGCCGGACTGGGACCACACTCGCTACCTGCTGCTGTTCGGCGTGGCCGAGGACCATGACAGCAACCCGATCAAGATCGGCCTGTCGAAGATGAAGGCGCGCGGCGCCAAGATCGTCTCCGTCAACCCGATCAAGACCGGCTATTCCGCCATCGCCGACGAGTGGGTCGGCATCCGTCCGGGCAGCGACGGGCTGTTCGTCTTCGCCCTGATCCACGAGCTTCTGCGCGCCGACCGCATCGACGCCGAGTATCTCGTCCGCTACACCAACGCCCCCTGGCTGGTCATCCAGGACCCCGGCGCCCCCGACGACGGCCTGTTCGCCCGCGACGCCGACGGCGCCCCGCTGGCCTGGGACGCGGTGGAGCAGCGCACCGTTCCCGCCACGCAAGCCGGCATCCGCCCGGCGCTCGTCGGCGCCGTCACCCTGCCGGACGGGCGGCGGGCCGTGCCCTCCTTCCATCTGCTGGCCGAACGCTACCTCGACCCGCAGCACGCGCCGGAGGCGGTGGCCGAGCGCTGCGGCGTCCCCGCCGACACCATCCGCCGCATCGCCGCCGAGATGGCGCACCTCGCCTTCCAGGAGACGCTGACCATCGAGCAGCCCTGGACCGACTGGGCCGGGCGGCGCCACGAGCGGATGGTCGGGCGGCCCATTGCCATGCACGCCATGCGCGGCATCTCCGCCCATTCCAACGGCTTCCACACCTGCCGGGCCATCCACATCCTGCAAATCCTGCTGGGCACCATCGACGTGCCGGGCGGCTGGCGCTACAAGTCGCCCTACCCCCGCCCCGCCCCGCCGGGTCCCAAACCCGCCGGCAAGCGCGGCGAGACCGGCCCCGGCAAGGCCATCCACGGGATGCCGCTCGGCTACCCCATGGGACCGGAGGACCTGCTGGTCGGCGAGGACGGGCAGCCGCTGCGTATCGATAAGGCCTTCAGCTGGGACGCGCCGCTGTCGGTGCACGGCCTGATGCACATGGTGGTCGCCAACGCCTGGGAGGGCGACCCGTACCGCGTCGACACGCTGTTCATGTACATGGCCAACATGGCCTGGAACTCGTCGATGAACACGTCCGAGACGATGCGGATGCTGTCCGACAAGGACCCGGACAGCGGCGAGTACCGCATCCCCTTCATCGTCTATTGCGACGCCTACGCCTCGGAGATGGTGGCCTACGCCGACCTCGTGCTGGCCGACACCACCTACCTGGAGCGGTGGGACTGCATCTCGCTGCTCGACCGCCCGATCGGCAGCGCGCACGGCCCCGGCGATTCCATCCGCCAGCCGGTGCTGACCCCCGACCGTGACGTGCGGCCCTTCCAGGACGTGCTGATCGAGCTGGGCGCGCGGCTCGGCCTGCCGGCCTTCGTCCGGGAGGACGGCAGCCCGCGCTACCCCGGCGGCTATCCCGACTACATGACCAACCACGAGCGCAAGCCCGGCATCGGCCCGCTGGCCGGCTGGCGCGGCGCCGACGGGAAGGACGCCGGCAAGGGCGCGCCCAAC is a genomic window containing:
- the sauS gene encoding acylating sulfoacetaldehyde dehydrogenase — its product is MDNIMLDRTPASADQEAVAALVAHARAAQRAFADATQERVDDAVAALAWAIYEPGRARALAELAVADTGLGNVADKVIKNQRKTFGTLRDLMRVRTVGVIEEDTAKGIVKIAKPLGVVGAVTPSTNPAATPVNKAMMAVKGRNAIIIAPSPMGSAATGRTVELMRAELARIGAPEDLVQMIPTPITKGLTQALMEAVDLVVVTGSQDNVRRAYSSGTPAIGVGAGNVPVIVDESADLAEAARKIAASKTFDNATSCSSENALVVLDSVYDATIAALEEAGAYLCTAEERERVQSRLWENGKLNRKLIAKDAAVLAEAFELAPKAREARFFLVEESGVGKAHPFSGEKLSLVLAVYRVPDFDAAVDQVRKILDHQGRGHSCGIHTKDEAHAKRLADELDVVRVLVNFAHTFGNGGGFDSGLNFTLSMGCGSWQKNSISENLSWKHFVNITHLVRPIPEDKPSEEALFGPFWSRHGR
- the sucC gene encoding ADP-forming succinate--CoA ligase subunit beta — its product is MNFEEQAGKSVLARAGVSVPQGRLCASAQEAEAAARAIGPVVVKAQVPTGKRGKSGGVKLAATPEEAAASAQAILGMEIGGFPVARVLVEEQAAIAREFYAAVLNDPASRSPLVLFSTEGGMDIEEVAATRPESLRRMAVDIRKGFGPADARRLLLGLDLGEAAVPVAAMLVDLYRVYRQHDAELLEINPLALLADGRVVPLDCKLTVDDAALYRQADIAELGAKEPLSALEERGRALDLKFIELEGNVGVLANGAGLTMTTMDVVSHAGGRPANFLEIGGEAYTKGTEALDLVLSNPGVKSLVVNFCGAFARTDVMAGGVIQAWKTLNPTIPVFFSIHGTGEDEAVRMVREELGIEPYDRMEDAISAAVEAAR
- a CDS encoding succinate--CoA ligase subunit alpha, coding for MIVRKSDRVLVQGITGKQGTFWTEQMQAYGTTVVGGVNPKKAGQNHCGVPIFATAKEAMANGGFDVSVMFIPPAAAKAAAIDAIEAGAKTVVCLTEHIPSHDVMEMHAAAAEHGTRIIGPNTAGIVTPGEGFVGIMPAFNPRVFQPGRVGVISRSGSLGTLVCLNLVRGGHGQSAFLGIGGDPMIGTTTKDALAALIDDPGTDAIALVGEIGGSMEEEAAELVAKTDKPVVSFIAGRASPPGKKMGHAGAIVTGDRGSYASKRGALERAGAVVVDVPGDLPAALDALMAEAAKRSGAQRLAD
- a CDS encoding molybdopterin oxidoreductase family protein, with product MAKIDDVGGQRARGFAFTQGFQRRSGPAAPEDARGWLDRYQSPREELNPSPTVSDTVKYTTCYMCACRCGIKVHIKDGQLRFIEGNKDHPVNHGVICAKGSAGIMTQNSPAKLRKPLLRTGERGTGEFREIEWDEALTILTERLSKIRDSDPCKLAFFTGRDQSQSLTGFWAAQFGTPNFAAHGGFCSVNMAAAGMYTLGGSFWEFGEPDWDHTRYLLLFGVAEDHDSNPIKIGLSKMKARGAKIVSVNPIKTGYSAIADEWVGIRPGSDGLFVFALIHELLRADRIDAEYLVRYTNAPWLVIQDPGAPDDGLFARDADGAPLAWDAVEQRTVPATQAGIRPALVGAVTLPDGRRAVPSFHLLAERYLDPQHAPEAVAERCGVPADTIRRIAAEMAHLAFQETLTIEQPWTDWAGRRHERMVGRPIAMHAMRGISAHSNGFHTCRAIHILQILLGTIDVPGGWRYKSPYPRPAPPGPKPAGKRGETGPGKAIHGMPLGYPMGPEDLLVGEDGQPLRIDKAFSWDAPLSVHGLMHMVVANAWEGDPYRVDTLFMYMANMAWNSSMNTSETMRMLSDKDPDSGEYRIPFIVYCDAYASEMVAYADLVLADTTYLERWDCISLLDRPIGSAHGPGDSIRQPVLTPDRDVRPFQDVLIELGARLGLPAFVREDGSPRYPGGYPDYMTNHERKPGIGPLAGWRGADGKDAGKGAPNPDQLDRYVRNGCFWHFELPPEQHYFKHANQAYLETATRMGFLDKPEPVILQLYVEPLQKFRLAARGHGAVVPPADKRPRVETYFDPLPFWYPPLEEEGLDVSAFPLHAVTQRPMPMYHSWGSQNAWLRQILARNSLYIARSTAEALGLADGDWAWVTSPTGRIRVPVRLMDGVEAGTVWTWNAIGKRSGAWNLSTDAPEGTKGFLLNHLISELLPERNGYRHANADPVTGQAAWYDLRVRVEKASPKERAETMPRFPAQAMPPGVEPPPAILRTGAAFRPTSRGVRS